A genomic region of Cannabis sativa cultivar Pink pepper isolate KNU-18-1 chromosome 1, ASM2916894v1, whole genome shotgun sequence contains the following coding sequences:
- the LOC115703699 gene encoding zinc finger protein CONSTANS-LIKE 4 codes for MKKKCELCDSPAKMYCDSDRASLCWDCDGRVHSANFLVAKHMRTLLCRVCQSLTPWSGSGPKLSPTVSVCHNCVNGCYQNETGIQQNDDEEDDDYEEDEDEDDSEENNDEDDNNDGDGDGGRDDEDDEENQVVPWSNNPPPPVSSNSSSSGESSKSNGLFSRQRNPSESKTTFSWKRSFSKTGFSS; via the exons ATGAAGAAGAAGTGTGAGCTCTGTGATTCACCAGCAAAGATGTACTGTGACTCGGATCGGGCTAGCCTATGCTGGGATTGCGATGGCCGAGTCCACAGTGCAAATTTCCTGGTAGCTAAGCATATGAGGACTCTACTCTGCCGTGTTTGTCAATCTTTGACTCCTTGGAGCGGCTCAGGGCCCAAACTCAGCCCCACTGTTTCGGTCTGCCACAACTGTGTTAATGGCTGCTATCAAAACGAGACCGGAATCCAACAAAACGATGACGAAGAAGACGACGACTacgaagaagatgaagatgaagatgacaGTGAAGAAAACAACGATGAGGATGATAATAATGATGGTGATGGTGATGGTGGTAGGGATGACGAAGATGATGAAGAGAATCAAGTAGTTCCATGGTCAAATAATCCACCTCCACCAGTGTCAAGCAATTCAAGTTCAAGTGGCGAGTCTTCAAAGTCCAACGGCTTGTTTAGTAGACAAAGAAATCCTTCTGAGTCAAAAACGACATTTTCCTGGAAA AGGAGCTTTTCAAAAACAGGGTTTTCCTCATGA